A section of the Triticum dicoccoides isolate Atlit2015 ecotype Zavitan chromosome 7A, WEW_v2.0, whole genome shotgun sequence genome encodes:
- the LOC119333350 gene encoding citrate-binding protein-like: MEEQEAHSGGRESSSFVAVGKAWESAPMTEGCAVGRLIARGARAPRAADPTYGFTSVRLDEGNFVLQRPYDEASGARYSFDGSVRKLWVLASDKPHARQSHTSPRTEIRMAGYDYSSGVWQFEGYGYVPSGTTGVSIMQVFGAGETATTLMLHVYDGALRYYDRQVVEDAIYDRWFRLNVVHDVEASTLTVYIDGEQKLHVHGRGGNSHFFKFGVYAQNHDSSCMESRWKDVRIFQEPSIAPLAMSSTFPSVNFSYKDLTENFREAVSFHVIASFSWLRVLPSRPAMSAFQEAASPASSVLKKEIADGCTHRASATIMLVSVAS, encoded by the exons ATGGAGGAGCAAGAGGCGCACAGTGGGGGGAGGGAGAGTAGCAGTTTTGTGGCTGTAGGGAAGGCCTGGGAGTCGGCACCGATGACTGAGGGGTGTGCAGTGGGGCGGCTCATCG CCAGGGGCGCACGGGCACCGAGAGCGGCCGACCCGACCTATGGGTTCACGTCGGTGAGGCTCGACGAGGGCAACTTTGTGCTGCAGCGCCCCTACGACGAGGCGAGCGGCGCGCGCTACAGCTTCGACGGCAGTGTGCGGAAGCTCTGGGTGCTCGCCTCCGACAAGCCCCATGCCCGGCAGAGCCATACCAGCCCAAGAACTGAGATCAGGATGGCA GGGTACGACTACAGCTCCGGCGTGTGGCAGTTCGAGGGCTACGGGTACGTCCCCTCCGGCACCACAGGGGTGTCTATCATGCAGGTGTTCGGCGCCGGCGAGACGGCCACCACGCTCATGCTGCACGTCTACGATGGCGCGCTGCGGTACTATGACCGGCAGGTCGTCGAGGACGCCATCTATGACAGATGGTTCCGGCTGAACGTGGTCCACGACGTCGAGGCGTCAACACTCACCGTGTACATCGACGGCGAGCAGAAGCTGCATGTCCACGGACGCGGGGGCAACTCTCACTTCTTCAAGTTCGGTGTGTACGCGCAGAACCACGACTCCAGCTGCATGGAGTCTCGCTGGAAGGACGTCAGGATATTTCAAGAA CCTTCCATAGCCCCCCTAGCCATGTCAAGTACATTCCCCTCCGTCAACTTCTCATATAAGGATTTGACCGAAAATTTCCGGGAAGCCGTGAGCTTCCACGTGATAGCGTCATTTTCCTGGCTGAGAGTCCTCCCCTCGAGGCCAGCCATGAGTGCGTTCCAAGAAGCAGCCTCGCCTGCCTCCAGCGTCCTGAAGAAGGAGATCGCCGACGGGTGCACTCATAGGGCATCGGCGACCATAATGTTAGTGTCAGTGGCCAGTTGA
- the LOC119333259 gene encoding plasmodesmata-located protein 6-like, producing the protein MWKVLAATALPILIALLAVRARGADDYTAFVYAGCSQARYDAGTQYAADVDTVLSTLTDTAASTPYANYTPPSGATTGLVGLYQCRSDLPAAVCGVCVKASASKLASLCNSAAGGAVQLRACFVRYGNDSFLGKPDNTVLFKKCGGESGDAGVAPLRDAALGALQAASSPAADGSYRAGAAGYVQAMSQCVGDLGAKACTDCVSVAASQLKAGCGDASAGEVYLGKCYARFWSNAGAGAGGATPGGGNVIGGGNAGPIGDGGNGIAGGGNGIAGGGTVGVPGAGSGYGYGFVPRPYGDVQDGSGKTLAIIIGIVAAAAIIIIFLSFIRRARAANGKS; encoded by the exons ATGTGGAAGGTTCTTGCAGCAACGGCGCTGCCGATCCTGATCGCGCTGCTCGCCGTTCGCGCGCGCGGCGCCGACGACTACACGGCGTTCGTGTACGCCGGGTGCTCGCAGGCGCGCTACGACGCCGGCACCCAGTACGCCGCGGACGTCGACACCGTGCTCTCGACCCTCACCGACACCGCGGCCTCCACCCCCTACGCCAACTACACCCCGCCGTCCGGCGCCACCACGGGCCTGGTCGGGCTCTACCAGTGCCGCTCCGACCTCCCCGCCGCCGTCTGCGGCGTCTGCGTCAAGGCGTCCGCCTCCaagctcgcctccctctgcaactcgGCCGCCGGCGGCGCGGTGCAGCTGCGCGCGTGCTTCGTCCGCTACGGCAACGACTCGTTCCTCGGGAAGCCGGACAACACGGTGCTGTTCAAGAAGTGCGGCGGCGAGAGCGGGGACGCCGGCGTCGCGCCGCTGCGCGACGCGGCGCTCGGCGCGCTCCAGGCCGCGTCGTCCCCCGCGGCCGACGGCTCGTACCGCGCCGGCGCGGCCGGGTACGTGCAGGCCATGTCGCAGTGCGTGGGGGACCTCGGCGCCAAGGCCTGCACCGACTGCGTCTCCGTCGCCGCCTCGCAGCTCAAGGCCGGCTGCGGCGACGCCTCCGCCGGGGAGGTCTACCTCGGCAAGTGCTACGCGCGCTTCTGGTCCaatgccggcgccggcgccggcggggccACCCCCGGTGGAGGCAACGTCATCGGCGGCGGCAACGCCGGCCCCATCGGTGACGGCGGCAATGGCATCGCTGGAGGAGGCAATGGCAtcgccggcggcggcaccgtcggcGTTCCGGGCGCAGGCAGCGGATACGGATACGGGTTCGTGCCGCGCCCGTACGGCGACGTCCAAG ATGGTTCCGGGAAGACCCTCgccatcatcatcggcatcgtggcggcggcggccatcatcatcatcttcctctCCTTCATCCGAAGAGCCCGCGCCGCCAACG GCAAAAGCTAA